In the Dictyostelium discoideum AX4 chromosome 6 chromosome, whole genome shotgun sequence genome, attttcactATCAACTATATCTTGACAATAGGATGGATCTGGTAAGACATTTGCTAATGGTGGTGCATCCCatgaatttaatgatgtAAATTTAGATTTTGTTGAATCTGAATTAcaattaccattactattactattactattattattattactactactactactactactaccactactaatGTCATTTTTCAAAGGTTCGGAAATTGGTTGTGGATTTTGAACAGTTAGGACATTTGATGTACCTAATTCACTTAAACCTAAcattgatgataatttaattggttgAACTGGTGATTTTGATGGATTCACTGTTGATGATTTTACAAATTCAGTTGGTGAGAATAATGTACCAGATTCCATTAATTGACAATTTTGAACTGGATTTGCTGtggtttctttatttttagattttgattttgattttgatgattttgatgatgattttgatgaacgtttcttttttttatcatttggaTTTGGAATTAATTTACCATTGCCACCATTTGATTCTGCTGCTgaatcttcatcttcttcatcaaatgatgatgattcttcATCATAATCATCTTCGAAATCAACTGGACATTCTTGTGATATTTTATATCTATGTAATTCCATTGCTgctgttgatgatgatgatccaGTATGTTCATCATCACTTTCTTCACCACTTGTTgaagtagttgttgtagtagtggtagtggtggaggtggtggtggtggttgattctttattattactattaattttgagtttatttaattcttcttcatcaaattcatctaatattttattttccatttttgaGTTAGTTAtcattttttggatttttttggattttttttttttttttggattttttttatttatttatttgtggtgtgtgtattttaaaaactagGAAGAGAGAAAAgagaaaagagaaaaaaaaaaaaaaaaggaaaaaaaggaaaaaaaaaaaaaaatgaatggtttaaaaagttaaccaacaaagcaaaaaaaaaaaaaaattaaaaaaaaaaaataaaaaaaaaaaaaacaaaaataaattattttgaatttattctATATGTTCTAAAAATCCATTGTCTGGGGGGTTTGTCTGAaagtttcaatttttttaattgtcaATTTCggaattatattaataatcttGGATATAGTCTGAAAATACAATGCAATTCGGTCTGAAACTCtaaaaaaattccaaaattGTTCAATGTCAACATACtgtcattattttttttaaaaaatttttaaaaaaaaaaaaaaacaaaaaaaaaaaaaaaaaacaaaaatagtttttgatcaaaattttttttttggttttttttttttttttttttttttattattatttttcatttttgattGTTTGGTGAAAATcgtatttatatataaataaaccactttttttttatttttattccaaatatatataaaactatttaaataaagtaaaaaaaaaaaaaaaaaaaataaaccattccaaaattttacaatttaaaagaaataaaaaaaaagaagaaaaaaaaatacaacttTTTAGTAATAAACCATacctttaatttcaatagaACTTGATTTTGTAGGTTTTATATCAttcatttttagttttttaatactttggttatttaattatttttaattttttttttttttttttttttttctattccaaatatttttttatattttatacttttatattttttttaaaatatttttaattatttatttttattattttaaagtttGAATCTATTACAAGCAAGGATTAagtatttatttctttttttcccaaactaaataattaatgataaaataaattaaaaaaaaaaaaaaaaaaaaaattaaaaaattataaaaataaaaaattaaaaaaaaaaacaaattaaaaaaaaaaaaaaaaaaaacaataatagttacacaaaaaacaaattaaaataaaaaaaaccctCAAAAAAGTGGGGGTATCTCATTTTTTggaagataaaaaaaaaactttttttttaaataaattaaatttattaaatatagaAACATGAGtgtgtgtaaaaaaaaaaaaaagaaaacaaaaataaaaaatagaaaaataaaaaaaataaaaaattttattttatgaatttatattttgaataataaaagaaagtTAAAGTATATAGAAATTGAATTACTACAAAATGAATAtgagaaattgaaaaatgatGTTGAATTAATTCCAAAATACTATTCAtagttaaaaaaacaattaataatattttaactaAATCTGGTGATAATATTTcatgttgttgctgctgcttTTGCTCTTGCTGTTGTTttccattttcattataatatttattgtaTAAATAAAGTAACTTGAATACTACCAATTGTTGAATTGCAATGAAATTACTCTCAATTGAATCTAAATAATaggaaaaatcaaaagaaataCTAAGTGTACCCATAAGTAAAGGAATCAATTGTGACATTATTGCATGAGAAAATGACCAACCAATTCCAATTCCTAAAATTCTATAATCTTTTGATCCTGAAAATTCTGCAAACTTTAATACCAATgacattgaaaataaatctataacattacaaattattttaattatttccttaaaaaaaaaaaaaacaaaaaaaaaaaaaaaaaaaaattaaaataaatccaTAATtagtaatattttaataataataataataatagtaataataaatacataCAGGGTATATACCAATTGAAGTAGTATTAAATGATGGTAGAAAGGTTGCAAtaattaacatttttaagAACTGAGTGAATATACATCCAATGAATccatataatattaattgattggattttatttcatttctaaatttaaaaaaaaaaaaaaataaaataaaataaaaattattagtagttttgtttaattttttttttttttttttttttttttttattattttgaggTATTAcagttttaatgatttataaataatataaaatggaGAAAATGTTATCAAAAGACAACtcgaaaaatataaaaatgtcATTACTGAtatacttttaaattttgtttacAATCTATTGAACAATATTCCCCACAGTGTTCCatttggtttttatttttatttttatttttattttcattttcatttttttttgataataataaaaaaaaaaaaaaaaaaaaaaaaaaataaaaaaaaaaaaaaaaaaaaaaaaaaaaaaaaaaacaaaaaaaaaaaaatggaaataggtcctattttattttataatttttaagacAGAGCGATTGCGATCcggttcaaaaaaaaaattaaaaattttaaaaattgtggCCTTTTaaggattttttttaattttttattttttgtttttttttctttccaaACCTataataaatacaaaaaaagcttttttttttcccacgCCATAACACAAAAAACAGtacctttttttaaactataaaattttcgcaaggaaaaaaaaaaaaaaaataaaaaaaaaaataaaaaaaaataaaaaaaaaaaaaaaatttcattttttatttttgtaaatttttaatttgtgtacaaatataaatatatatatttttaatattatatatataatatacaTATAGTTCTATTTATTTGGGAGtcccaaataaaataaggaaaaaaaataaaataaaaataaaaaatagaataaaaagatcaataaaaaaaataaaataaaataaaatgtcacCCAATGATGTTGAACAACAGCAGCTACCAACCCAAAATAACAactataatgataatataaatagtccatcattaaatgatgatgatgaggattcattttttagagaaattaaagaaattagcAGAGGTAGACCAAAAACTAGAGATGAAATTCAAATAAGTGATAGAACAAGACTATCAAGATGGGATACACCTTTAACAAATGATGGGGTTTCACCTTTTTcaagtatttttaaaaccctACCACCTGGTTTAACTGATGAACAAATTGCTGCTTTAATttgtaagtaaaaaaaaaaaaacctattacacacacacacaattataataactttttttttttttttttttttttttatgaataaTTTTGAAGTAAGATTAAGAGTTGATGAAATTACAAAGAAAATTACAATTGGACCAATTGAATTTACAGAGAGAGATAGAGAGagatcaccatcaccaccaccaacttatgataataatggtaagAGATCAAATACAAGGGAACAGAGAATTAAGGAAAAGCTACAAAAGGAGAGACATCAATTGGTTGTAACAGCACAACAAATCAATCCAACCTATAAACCACCATCAGATTATCAACCACCAAATGAGAAGAAAACTAGAAAGATCTACATCCCAATAAAGAATCATCCAGAATATAATTTCATTGGTTTAATCATCGGACCACGTGGTAACACACAAAAACGTATGGAGAAAGAGTCTGGTGCAAAAATTGCTATCAGGGGTAAAGGTTCATCACGTGATGGCAAACCAACCAAACTTCAATTTCAAGAGAATGATGAGTTACACGTTCTCCTAACTGCAGACACTGTTGATCAATTGGATAAGGCGGAAGTGTTGGTTAGAGAGTTTTTAATACCAGTTGAGGAGGGTAAGAATGAACATAAACGTCAACAACTTCGTGAATTGGCTGAAATGAATGGTACACTTAGAGAACGTCCTGCTTACATGGGTAATCGTAGTTGGACACCTGTCGATATAAAATGTGTTCAATGTGGTGAAACTAGTCATCCTTCCTCTGATTGTCCATTACGTTCGAATGAATCAAATCAACAATATATCGAATCTGAATATCAAAAATTCATTGATGAAATGTCTAAATCTTTAGGTTTTGATATTAGTATTTCTCCAaatcaaaatgataattctttacaaaatataaatttaaataataataataacaatagtaatggtaataataatggaaataataatggacgtaattttaataatgatactgTTGGTGATATGGATGAATCACCTCCACATCATACTCAATCACACTTTCAACAAAATTCACCTCAATttgatcaacaacaacaccaacaacaatggaataataataacaataacaacaacaataacaatcataataataataataataataataataataataataataataataataataataataataataacaataataataacaataataataacttttcaaattataatgtaaatatattttcaaacattagaaaaagaaaactataaatgaataattacTAATACccaattttgtttttatttttctacaaaaaaaaaaaaaaaactattaactaaataattttagaataataatcaatctttttacaataataataactcacCATATGGCCCTCCAAATGGTGGTTCTCCTTATGGTCCACCAAGAAATACGTACtaacaaaataattaacacctaataaattaatataaatactaacctttttaaaataatgttATCCaattttgtgtatttttttttttttttttttttttttttgttattatttcagttttttaattttttttcctaaaagTATGGAAAATTTTGGTTTTACTGTTTTTCTCAAGGAAAAAACTGAACcctaatattatttatgaca is a window encoding:
- a CDS encoding seven transmembrane domain protein, which translates into the protein MTFLYFSSCLLITFSPFYIIYKSLKLNEIKSNQLILYGFIGCIFTQFLKMLIIATFLPSFNTTSIGIYPEIIKIICNVIDLFSMSLVLKFAEFSGSKDYRILGIGIGWSFSHAIMSQLIPLLMGTLSISFDFSYYLDSIESNFIAIQQLVVFKLLYLYNKYYNENGKQQQEQKQQQQHEILSPDLVKILLIVFLTMNSILELIQHHFSISHIHFVVIQFLYTLTFFYYSKYKFIK
- the sf1 gene encoding CCHC-type zinc finger-containing protein (K homology  (KH), type 1 domain containing-protein), which encodes MSPNDVEQQQLPTQNNNYNDNINSPSLNDDDEDSFFREIKEISRGRPKTRDEIQISDRTRLSRWDTPLTNDGVSPFSSIFKTLPPGLTDEQIAALILRLRVDEITKKITIGPIEFTERDRERSPSPPPTYDNNGKRSNTREQRIKEKLQKERHQLVVTAQQINPTYKPPSDYQPPNEKKTRKIYIPIKNHPEYNFIGLIIGPRGNTQKRMEKESGAKIAIRGKGSSRDGKPTKLQFQENDELHVLLTADTVDQLDKAEVLVREFLIPVEEGKNEHKRQQLRELAEMNGTLRERPAYMGNRSWTPVDIKCVQCGETSHPSSDCPLRSNESNQQYIESEYQKFIDEMSKSLGFDISISPNQNDNSLQNINLNNNNNNSNGNNNGNNNGRNFNNDTVGDMDESPPHHTQSHFQQNSPQFDQQQHQQQWNNNNNNNNNNNHNNNNNNNNNNNNNNNNNNNNNNNNNNNNNFSNYNNNNQSFYNNNNSPYGPPNGGSPYGPPRNTY